AGGCGGCCAGATCCATCCAGTGATCGTGATAGGCCCGGGCGTCCTTCTGGTAGTGGATCGTCAGGCCCCGTCCTTCGAGCCGGTAGGCGAACTCGGTGTCCTCGTACCCGTAGGTGCGAAAACAGGGATCGAACCGGATCCCCGCCTGGAGGGCGTCGAGGAGGAAGCGCCGCTTGAGCGAGATGTTGCTCGTGTAGAAGAAGCGATAGTCGAGCGAGGGCAGGTCGTCCAGGTATCGGTAGCCGAACTGGTGGCCGCCCTCGCCGCACACGTAGTCCATGACCGGGGTCGGCGTGAGCCAGGGAGCCCAGTCGATGTGTCCCAGCACGGCTGCGCCGGGCTCGGGGCGCCGGGCATGGGCCAGGAGGTGCGCTTCGAGCAGCCGTTCGTCGGCGATGATGTCGTCGCCGATGAACAGCACGAGCTCTCCCTGGCAGCTCGGCACGCCGGCGTTTCGGGCCGCCCCCTGCCCCTGATTCGTCTGGCACTGGTACGTGAGCCGGAAGGGAAAGGTCTCGGCAGCCAGGGCGGCCTCCGTCCCGTCGGTGGAGCCGTCGTCGACCACCACGACCTCGAACTCCTGGGGGAGGATGGACTGCTTCTCGAGCGCCCGCAGGCACTCGAGGAGGATCTCTTTGCGGTTGTAGCTCGGGATCAGGACGCTCACCCGGCAGCCGAGCCAGTAGGGCGACGTCTCCTCGTGGCTGGCCGGGACGTCCCCGGCGAGGCCCCGCGCCGGCGCCGGCTGGTCGGCCTTGAGGCGATCGACGATCCGGACGAGGCGGCGGGCACTCTCCTCCCAGCTGAAGCGATCGATCACGTCGCGGCGCCCCTGCTCGCCCACCGCCCGGGCCGCAGCGGGGTCCTCGAACACCGCGCGAAGCTGCCGCGCGAGGTCGGCCCGGTCGGGCTCGGCCCAGAGCGGCTCGTTGGTCAGACGGAGCTCACGGGCATCGAGGCAGTCGCCGAGCGGGACGAGGGTAAAGGCGACCGGGAAGCAGCTGGCGGGCGCGCAAAAGTCGCGTGGTCCGCCGAAGAGCGGGGTGATGACCGGCAGCCCGCAGGCCAGGGCGTCCAGGATCTTCATCCCGAACCCCTCCCCCCGATGCGCCGAGACGAAGGCGTCGGAGCTCCGGTAGAGCTCGATCAGCGCGCGCTTGGAGGTGAACGCCGGCCGGTACTCGACGGCGGCCCGATCGCCGCCCCGGCCGAGGAGATCGCCGAGAGTCGGATCGGCGGCCCCCACGCCATAGTCCCGCACCGTGAGGACGACCGGGTCCCGGGGGCCGAAGGCCTCCCAGTAGGCCTCCAGCAGACGCGCCGTCCCGTACCGGGCGAGGTCGTGCGAGTTGGTCACGGTCAGGAACCGGAACCGCTCCCGCCCCCGGGTGTCCGGGGCCACCTGGTGCACCTCCCGCGCGTACCCCAGCGGCAGGATGTCGCAGTCGGCGGCCGGCACCCCGACCTGCTCCAGCACCTCCTGACAGAAGCGGGTCAGCGGCAGCTTGTGGCTGTGCGTCTGGCGCAGACACTGGAGCCAGTAGTCCCAGGGCTGGGACCCCGGCTGGCCGAACCGGTAGTTGATCACGAAGAACTCGAGGTTGAGCCGTCCTCTCAGGGGCCGCGAGAGGTGCCGTGGCCAGAAGTGCGACCACTTGAGGTGGGTCCCGTCGGGGTGAGGCCGATCGACCATGAGGCCTTCGAGCTCGCGCCGGACGTCGCGGCCGAGCGTGTCGGCCAGCGCTCCGCGCGTCAGGTGGACCGGCACCCCCAGATGCTTGAGGGCCAGCGCCAGGTCGGCGACCGCCCAGGCCAGCGCCCCCCCCTGGGAGAGGTCGTCCAGGAAGTAGAGCGCGTCCGCGCCGCCGGTCGACGCCGCGCGACTCCGCTGGGCGGCGCTGGCCTGCTGGATGTCG
This genomic interval from Candidatus Methylomirabilota bacterium contains the following:
- a CDS encoding glycosyltransferase, whose protein sequence is MAASAPVQRGPDVSIVIPVFQKLAFTRQCLDRLWRHTGSAHSYEVIVVDNGSSDGTPEYFGGDHAWPVPVVYHRNGENLGFARGNNIGARLARGRYLLFLNNDTLVQPRWLEEMVGLAESDAAIGIVGIQQLFPYTNTIHHTGIVFTAGGVPQHLYPHADARLPHVNKQREYQAVTGACLLIGRPLFEAVGGFDERYVNGYEDVDLCAAVRQRGRKVVCCTAAHIFHYGQITAGRTADDDQNAAYFASKWGTRLRADEGDYFQRDLPDIQQASAAQRSRAASTGGADALYFLDDLSQGGALAWAVADLALALKHLGVPVHLTRGALADTLGRDVRRELEGLMVDRPHPDGTHLKWSHFWPRHLSRPLRGRLNLEFFVINYRFGQPGSQPWDYWLQCLRQTHSHKLPLTRFCQEVLEQVGVPAADCDILPLGYAREVHQVAPDTRGRERFRFLTVTNSHDLARYGTARLLEAYWEAFGPRDPVVLTVRDYGVGAADPTLGDLLGRGGDRAAVEYRPAFTSKRALIELYRSSDAFVSAHRGEGFGMKILDALACGLPVITPLFGGPRDFCAPASCFPVAFTLVPLGDCLDARELRLTNEPLWAEPDRADLARQLRAVFEDPAAARAVGEQGRRDVIDRFSWEESARRLVRIVDRLKADQPAPARGLAGDVPASHEETSPYWLGCRVSVLIPSYNRKEILLECLRALEKQSILPQEFEVVVVDDGSTDGTEAALAAETFPFRLTYQCQTNQGQGAARNAGVPSCQGELVLFIGDDIIADERLLEAHLLAHARRPEPGAAVLGHIDWAPWLTPTPVMDYVCGEGGHQFGYRYLDDLPSLDYRFFYTSNISLKRRFLLDALQAGIRFDPCFRTYGYEDTEFAYRLEGRGLTIHYQKDARAYHDHWMDLAAFIRREYSVGQMGVVFYRKHPELDPILHVRWIADWTDAVETLSTQADPVKRVKALDAHTDELLRVLEGSLEELLTLDSALVDGGLAAGFSRDTLRQTLHRLFAILFAVERARGKIQEWYRDVEDKEKVETAKALLSCLMKLAFFTANAQDIDKLQAGPLGLISDVATTLAARAQELDAQLRQHLPGAGLDAELRRQAPGATGSPRSRLARIVLRGPLVALLRGADRALQGRLRRAGRDEWLARYRRLRERARRLVL